TTTACCGCTGCCGCGCGTGATGATCCCCTTGCGCTCGAGCCGCGCGAGGCGCTCCTCATCGCGATCTTTTTTCCGCTTGCTCTTGCTGAGCGGCACGATTTCCGCGATCGGTGTATCGCGATCATAGATCAGCACTCGTCCGCCGGCGCGAACGTGATCGAGGTAGCGCGAGAGTCCGTTGCGCAACTCGCCGATTTTTGCCTTCTTCATGATTTCACATCATAGCCAAGTTGGCGCTGTTCGGATATCGCGGCTTACCTGCGATGCGGCGAGATCCAGATTCGCTCGAAACGCGTCGGGCGCATCGGATTGATCACGTAGTCGTGCACCCATGGTTGGCGAATCACGTACGTCACTGGATAGTAGAGAAACACCCACGGCGCGTCCGCGATCACGATCTTCTCGGCCTCGCCATACAGCGCGTAGCGTTGCTTCAAATCGGCTTCTGGGGAGGCACGATCGAGCAATTCCTGAAACTCCGGGTTGTAATAGAAGCTGTCGTTGTTCGAGCCCCACTCCGAACGCGAGAGCAGCGTGCCGAGAAAATTTTCAGGATCGGGAAAATCAGCTTCCCATCCGTAGACGAAAGATTGCGCCGTATGCGGCTGGCGAATCGCCTCAAGGAAAGGACCCCACGCGACCGGTTTCAGCTCGGCGCGAATTCCGAGCGGCGCGAGATCCTGCTGCATCGATTGTCCCAGCATCAGCACGGTCTGGTCGGCGCGCATCCAAATCTCGAATGAAAAGCCGGCGCCGAGATGCGCCTCCTCGAGCAGCGCGCGAGCCTTAGCTGGATCGTAGTCGTACCCTGCGAGTTCCGGATTGAAGCCGGGCAAATCGGGCGGCAGCGGACTATGCGCGACGACGCCGCGTCCGTTCATCAGCGCGATCAGCTTGCGCCGATCGATCGCATAACTCATCGCGCGCCGCACGCGCACGTCGGTAAACGGCCACATCTGGCAGTTCATCCCGAGGTAGCGCGTGGTGACGGTGGTCTTGTGCAGAGTGAGATCGCGAAGGCGCGGCGTCTTCATCACGTAGGGAAATTCGGCGGGCGGAATCTCAGTGATGGCGTCGATCTGGCCCGCTTCATAGCGAAGCCATTGCAGCTCCGGGTTCACGCCGACCGATTCGACGATCGCGTCGAGACGCGGCAACGGCTTGGCGAAGTAGTAGGGGTTCCGCACCAGCACCAGCCGCTGACCGCCGATCCATTCCTTCAGCATGAAGGCGCCGCTGCCGACCGCGTGGCGGGAAAAATCGTCGCCCCAGCGCTCGACCACGCGCGCGGGAATCGCCGACGCGAACGGCATCGCGAGCTTATGCGCAAAAATCGGATCG
The nucleotide sequence above comes from Candidatus Binatus sp.. Encoded proteins:
- a CDS encoding ABC transporter substrate-binding protein, translated to MRSARAQHSGVARWLYMLAVVLTLGCNGGPPPLKLPPNAMILRLADVDEIPTLDPASGYDTLSWTYEQAIFDTLLRYGDANIQLEPDLALRWESSPDARTFSFHLRNDARFSDGTPVTSADFRYGIERVLNPATRSKGMEYYRGIAGSADFIAHRKDHVDGIETPDSSTITFHLSAPDPIFAHKLAMPFASAIPARVVERWGDDFSRHAVGSGAFMLKEWIGGQRLVLVRNPYYFAKPLPRLDAIVESVGVNPELQWLRYEAGQIDAITEIPPAEFPYVMKTPRLRDLTLHKTTVTTRYLGMNCQMWPFTDVRVRRAMSYAIDRRKLIALMNGRGVVAHSPLPPDLPGFNPELAGYDYDPAKARALLEEAHLGAGFSFEIWMRADQTVLMLGQSMQQDLAPLGIRAELKPVAWGPFLEAIRQPHTAQSFVYGWEADFPDPENFLGTLLSRSEWGSNNDSFYYNPEFQELLDRASPEADLKQRYALYGEAEKIVIADAPWVFLYYPVTYVIRQPWVHDYVINPMRPTRFERIWISPHRR
- a CDS encoding type II toxin-antitoxin system Phd/YefM family antitoxin, which gives rise to MKKAKIGELRNGLSRYLDHVRAGGRVLIYDRDTPIAEIVPLSKSKRKKDRDEERLARLERKGIITRGSGKGMLEWLKNRQIVHSTASLVDAILEERESGR